A region from the Algoriphagus machipongonensis genome encodes:
- a CDS encoding ArsR/SmtB family transcription factor, which translates to MRLKNISLNYGLRIFKALSEEPRVRIIHLLMLNKELTISDLEHILDFTQTKTSRHLILLKNAGLLGSRRVDQWMFYYILEEYMEIFQAIFKFIQKDPSLIKDQETFEILKSNRELAINKIQNNQYRR; encoded by the coding sequence ATGAGACTCAAAAATATCAGTTTAAATTACGGTCTCCGAATATTTAAAGCACTTTCTGAGGAGCCAAGGGTTCGCATCATTCATTTGTTGATGCTAAACAAGGAACTCACGATCTCTGATTTGGAACATATTCTGGACTTTACTCAAACCAAAACCAGTAGACATTTGATTCTGCTAAAAAACGCTGGGCTCTTGGGAAGTAGAAGGGTTGACCAATGGATGTTTTACTACATTTTGGAAGAGTACATGGAGATATTTCAAGCTATTTTTAAGTTTATCCAAAAGGATCCAAGTTTGATTAAAGACCAGGAAACTTTTGAGATTTTAAAGTCTAACAGAGAACTTGCCATCAATAAAATACAGAATAATCAGTACAGACGCTAA
- a CDS encoding homogentisate 1,2-dioxygenase — protein sequence MAYYYRLGKISPKRHTQFRQPDGSLYKEELVSSKGFSGIYSNLYHQYNPNEVKSIGKAIPYSWKPAKEHGLQQTHLKTSGVEVTGEDYLSARRILMMNSDVMMGICTPKKRKMDFFFKNADGDELIYVHDGEGVLYSQFGKLSVKKGDYIMIPRTTIYRFEFKEEGPLRLLVIESHGPIETVKRYRNEVGQLLEHSPYCERDIRPPEELEVESEKGDYLVYIKKKGMLYPYSYEHSPLDIVGWDGYLYPYALSIFDFEPITGRIHQPPPVHQTFQAWGFVICSFVPRLFDYHPLAIPAPYNHSNIDSDEVLYYAEGEFMSRKGIDRGSFTIHMGGLPHGPHPGTVEKSIGAKSTEEYAVMLDTFKSLEITTDALEFVDDNYPMSWTE from the coding sequence ATGGCTTACTATTATCGTTTGGGAAAAATCTCTCCCAAAAGACATACACAATTTAGACAACCTGATGGCAGCCTTTATAAAGAAGAGCTTGTGAGTTCAAAAGGCTTTTCAGGAATTTACTCCAATCTATATCATCAGTATAATCCCAATGAGGTAAAGTCCATTGGCAAAGCCATTCCTTATTCTTGGAAGCCTGCCAAAGAGCATGGGCTACAACAGACTCATCTCAAAACTTCTGGGGTGGAGGTGACTGGAGAGGATTACCTGAGTGCCCGTAGAATTCTGATGATGAACTCTGACGTGATGATGGGGATATGTACTCCTAAGAAAAGGAAAATGGATTTTTTCTTTAAGAATGCCGATGGAGATGAGTTGATTTATGTTCATGACGGAGAAGGTGTTTTGTATTCCCAGTTTGGCAAGCTTTCCGTGAAGAAGGGGGATTATATTATGATTCCTCGTACCACGATTTATCGATTCGAATTCAAAGAGGAAGGGCCGTTAAGGCTTTTGGTGATAGAATCTCATGGACCCATCGAGACGGTCAAGAGATATAGAAATGAAGTAGGACAATTGCTTGAGCATTCTCCCTATTGCGAGCGTGATATTCGACCTCCTGAGGAGCTAGAAGTGGAAAGTGAGAAAGGAGATTACCTAGTTTATATCAAGAAAAAGGGGATGCTTTATCCTTACTCATATGAGCATAGCCCCTTAGATATTGTAGGATGGGATGGTTATTTATATCCATATGCCTTGTCTATTTTTGACTTTGAACCCATTACTGGAAGGATTCATCAACCCCCACCAGTGCATCAGACATTTCAGGCTTGGGGTTTTGTGATTTGCTCCTTTGTGCCGAGACTTTTCGATTATCATCCCTTGGCAATTCCTGCTCCATACAATCACTCTAATATTGATTCGGATGAGGTGCTTTACTATGCGGAGGGAGAGTTTATGAGTAGAAAAGGAATTGATCGAGGCTCCTTTACTATACATATGGGAGGATTGCCTCATGGCCCGCATCCTGGGACCGTGGAGAAATCGATTGGAGCAAAATCAACAGAAGAATACGCGGTGATGCTGGACACCTTCAAGTCTTTGGAAATTACGACAGATGCCTTAGAGTTCGTTGATGATAATTATCCGATGAGCTGGACTGAATGA
- a CDS encoding MCP four helix bundle domain-containing protein — protein sequence MKNKRFKAITIISILLLLIYGKNLTERQAFKSISKTFTEVYKDRLVVEGYIFQISDRLFSIQKLIDHCNLDYDYSRVISEIQGHEEGIMELIVDFEQTNLTIEESDYLSDFKKIISNDLKINSYNLLFSDSSGVNSQQVKLYDQKIALAKKDLENLSKIQMDEGQKLISKAKVQINRSQIWAQFEVALLIILIIVIYFYLFKGKPKNQDMFT from the coding sequence TTGAAAAATAAAAGATTTAAGGCCATCACCATAATATCAATTCTATTATTACTGATTTATGGCAAAAATTTAACTGAAAGACAGGCGTTTAAAAGTATTAGTAAAACTTTTACAGAAGTCTATAAAGATAGATTAGTGGTGGAAGGTTACATTTTCCAGATCTCTGATAGACTTTTTTCCATCCAAAAACTTATCGACCATTGTAATTTGGACTATGATTACTCAAGAGTCATTAGTGAAATTCAGGGTCATGAGGAGGGAATCATGGAATTGATTGTAGATTTTGAGCAAACCAATCTTACAATTGAGGAATCGGACTATCTTTCTGACTTTAAAAAAATCATTTCCAATGACCTGAAAATCAACAGCTACAACCTCTTGTTTTCGGATTCTTCTGGTGTGAATTCCCAGCAGGTAAAACTTTACGATCAAAAGATAGCTTTAGCTAAAAAAGACCTTGAGAATTTGAGTAAAATACAAATGGATGAGGGGCAAAAATTAATTAGCAAAGCCAAAGTTCAAATTAACCGTTCCCAGATCTGGGCGCAGTTTGAAGTGGCCTTGCTAATTATATTAATTATTGTGATTTACTTTTATTTATTTAAAGGTAAACCTAAAAATCAGGATATGTTTACCTGA
- the pafA gene encoding alkaline phosphatase PafA, translating to MKKSGILLFILLMSIGPIIAQEKPDKPKLVVGIIVDQMRQEYLYRFADRYKDGGFKRLMKDGFMMKNGHYNYVPTYTGPGHTSVYTGTTPATHGIISNSWYVRSLGGSLYCAEDSTVSAVGGSASSGKISPRNMLTTTITDELRYSTNKRSKVVGVAIKDRGASLPAGHTGDAYWFDSATGEFMTSTYYYETLPAWVKEFNEKKVVEEYLSQTWNTLYPIETYVQSIEDNNEFEGIFAGKETPTFPYELPALREGNGDLGLIASTPFGNSMTLDFAIAAIEGENLGNRGETDFLALSFSSPDYIGHRFGPASKEVEDNYLRLDLEFERLLNYLDEQIGEGEYLVFLTADHAVAEVATHMISENIPAGNLNNSYINAQLKGYTQVTYGEGDWIENMSNEQVFLNHKLIREKGLNLRDMQEDLANFLLRFNGIKEVYTAYAMKNTEFTQGRAAKLQMGFNHKASGDILLVLEPGWLTGGARGTSHGTSYSYDTNVPMVFYGWNVPAGESSRYATITDIAPTLSMMLNIKLPNGATGQPIIEITDHK from the coding sequence ATGAAAAAATCCGGAATTCTACTTTTCATACTTTTGATGTCCATCGGACCTATCATCGCCCAAGAAAAGCCAGATAAACCAAAGCTTGTTGTAGGAATTATCGTCGATCAAATGCGACAGGAATACCTTTATAGATTTGCAGACAGGTACAAGGATGGAGGCTTTAAGCGACTGATGAAGGATGGTTTTATGATGAAAAATGGCCATTACAATTATGTCCCAACTTATACTGGCCCAGGACATACCTCAGTTTACACTGGCACGACTCCTGCAACTCATGGGATAATCAGCAACAGCTGGTACGTGCGTAGTTTAGGGGGATCTCTGTATTGCGCAGAAGACTCTACTGTTTCTGCGGTGGGAGGCTCAGCAAGTAGCGGGAAAATCAGTCCGAGAAACATGTTGACGACCACCATCACAGATGAATTGAGGTATTCAACCAACAAAAGATCTAAAGTAGTAGGAGTAGCCATCAAAGATCGAGGCGCAAGTTTGCCTGCGGGTCATACAGGAGATGCCTATTGGTTTGACAGTGCCACTGGAGAATTTATGACCTCTACTTATTATTATGAGACGCTACCTGCCTGGGTAAAGGAGTTCAATGAAAAAAAGGTTGTTGAAGAGTATTTGAGCCAAACTTGGAATACACTTTATCCAATCGAAACTTATGTGCAGAGTATTGAGGACAACAATGAATTTGAGGGGATTTTTGCAGGAAAAGAAACTCCTACATTTCCATATGAACTACCTGCATTGAGAGAAGGAAATGGCGATTTAGGGTTAATTGCTTCTACTCCATTTGGTAATTCCATGACTTTGGATTTTGCGATAGCAGCTATCGAAGGTGAAAATCTTGGCAACCGCGGAGAAACTGACTTTTTAGCCTTAAGCTTTTCCTCTCCAGATTATATCGGACATAGATTTGGCCCAGCTTCCAAAGAAGTTGAAGACAATTACCTTCGTCTAGACCTAGAATTCGAAAGATTGTTGAATTACCTGGATGAGCAAATCGGAGAGGGTGAATATTTGGTATTCCTTACTGCTGATCATGCAGTGGCTGAGGTGGCTACGCACATGATTAGTGAAAATATTCCAGCAGGGAACCTAAACAATAGCTATATCAATGCTCAACTCAAAGGTTATACTCAAGTAACTTACGGTGAAGGTGATTGGATAGAAAACATGTCCAATGAGCAGGTGTTTTTAAACCATAAGTTAATCCGGGAAAAAGGCTTAAACCTTAGAGATATGCAAGAGGATTTGGCTAATTTCTTATTAAGGTTTAACGGCATCAAAGAAGTTTACACAGCCTATGCCATGAAAAACACTGAGTTCACCCAAGGTCGTGCGGCTAAGCTTCAAATGGGCTTCAACCATAAAGCCTCTGGAGATATTTTATTGGTTCTGGAACCAGGCTGGCTCACCGGAGGAGCAAGAGGAACTTCTCATGGTACTTCTTACAGCTATGACACTAATGTACCGATGGTATTTTATGGGTGGAATGTACCTGCAGGAGAAAGCTCTAGGTATGCTACGATCACCGATATCGCCCCTACCCTTTCTATGATGCTCAATATCAAGCTTCCAAATGGAGCAACTGGGCAACCAATCATAGAAATCACTGATCATAAATAA
- a CDS encoding carboxypeptidase-like regulatory domain-containing protein — translation MNNSIILRSAFIFLLGIFFSIQHVAAQDEQDKKVIQLSGIILNADSTDAVAGVNVYVPKKGRGTSSGRFGYFSMPVLEGDSVVFSFIGLKRQTFKIPDAVENDRISLILTMEVDEIALAEVEVLPYPTEEEFKKAVIAMNVVDPMSISRANMSPEMLLRWAESMPASGTENFRYFQQGQMLQNQDLYGPRPLRLLDPFAWGQFIRSIKRGDLKKRD, via the coding sequence GTGAATAATTCAATCATACTTCGTTCCGCTTTTATTTTCCTACTGGGAATATTTTTTTCAATCCAGCATGTTGCTGCTCAGGATGAGCAAGATAAGAAAGTCATCCAGCTTTCTGGAATTATCCTTAATGCAGATAGTACCGATGCAGTAGCTGGGGTAAACGTATACGTGCCCAAGAAAGGTCGAGGTACCAGTAGTGGTCGCTTTGGTTATTTCTCTATGCCGGTTCTTGAAGGAGATAGCGTAGTATTCAGCTTTATTGGATTAAAACGCCAAACTTTTAAAATTCCTGATGCAGTAGAAAATGATCGAATCAGTTTGATTTTGACGATGGAGGTAGATGAGATTGCCTTGGCAGAAGTGGAAGTTTTACCTTATCCTACTGAAGAAGAATTTAAGAAAGCAGTTATTGCCATGAATGTGGTAGACCCTATGTCCATCAGTAGAGCAAATATGAGTCCTGAAATGCTCCTACGATGGGCCGAAAGTATGCCGGCATCGGGGACAGAAAATTTCAGGTATTTCCAGCAAGGGCAGATGTTACAGAACCAAGATCTCTACGGTCCAAGGCCACTTAGATTATTGGATCCATTTGCTTGGGGACAATTTATCCGATCTATCAAACGAGGGGATTTAAAGAAAAGAGATTAA
- a CDS encoding glycoside hydrolase family 16 protein yields the protein MRKLSILFLLLGSFTSFAQEAKLLWSDEFDQNGLPNPQYWGYDVGDHGWGNQELEYYTEANLQNARIEEGVLKITAIADSSYSKGYTSARIHTRGKKSWKYGYIEVKAKLPSGRGTWPAIWMLPEENLHGGWPANGEIDIMEHVGFDPGVVHGTVHTKAFNHKIGTQKGNSITVPKFDSEFHVYAIDWTTEKIDFFIDDELYFTFENNGGNYEEWPFDQEFHLILNIAVGGGWGGQKGVDPTIWPQQIEVDYVRVYDRKPSL from the coding sequence ATGAGAAAACTATCCATTTTATTTTTACTTCTAGGAAGCTTTACGTCTTTCGCCCAAGAGGCAAAACTGCTTTGGTCAGATGAATTTGACCAGAATGGCCTCCCTAATCCACAATATTGGGGTTACGATGTAGGTGACCATGGTTGGGGAAATCAGGAACTGGAATATTATACGGAGGCTAACCTTCAAAATGCAAGAATTGAAGAGGGAGTCTTAAAAATTACTGCCATCGCTGATAGTAGCTATTCTAAGGGATATACATCAGCCCGGATTCATACCCGAGGAAAAAAATCCTGGAAATATGGCTACATAGAAGTAAAAGCGAAACTTCCATCCGGTAGAGGCACCTGGCCGGCGATTTGGATGCTGCCAGAAGAAAACCTGCATGGAGGCTGGCCGGCAAACGGCGAGATTGACATCATGGAGCATGTTGGTTTTGACCCAGGAGTAGTCCATGGAACTGTCCATACCAAAGCTTTCAATCATAAAATTGGCACGCAAAAAGGAAATTCTATCACAGTTCCGAAATTCGACTCTGAATTTCATGTCTATGCAATCGACTGGACTACTGAAAAAATTGATTTCTTTATTGATGATGAGCTATATTTTACCTTTGAAAACAATGGCGGAAATTATGAGGAGTGGCCTTTTGATCAAGAATTTCACTTAATTCTAAATATTGCTGTTGGAGGAGGATGGGGAGGTCAAAAAGGTGTTGATCCAACGATTTGGCCCCAACAAATAGAAGTAGACTACGTCAGAGTATATGACAGGAAGCCAAGCCTTTAA
- a CDS encoding gluconate 2-dehydrogenase subunit 3 family protein — MTMNRRDALKSVVLMMGGTMVGASAILTGCTPEHQIEGLNFMPEDIAFLDEIGDTIIPETDTPGAKAAGIGSFMVMMVKDCYTADQQKTFVDGLNTISKDFEAQNGKDFVGAPAEERLAYLNGMFEQYKASGQSREPQVINMLRDLTVLGYFTSEVGATQALNFVETPGRFDPCIPLEPGDKAYAI, encoded by the coding sequence ATGACGATGAATAGAAGAGACGCATTGAAAAGCGTGGTTCTGATGATGGGAGGAACCATGGTGGGTGCCTCGGCAATCCTGACAGGTTGTACTCCAGAGCATCAAATCGAAGGTTTGAATTTCATGCCTGAGGATATCGCTTTCCTAGATGAAATTGGAGATACCATTATTCCAGAAACTGATACCCCAGGTGCGAAAGCTGCGGGTATTGGATCCTTTATGGTGATGATGGTCAAAGATTGCTATACAGCAGATCAGCAGAAAACATTTGTTGATGGCCTAAATACAATCAGCAAAGATTTCGAAGCCCAAAATGGGAAAGATTTTGTTGGTGCTCCAGCAGAAGAAAGATTGGCTTATCTCAATGGAATGTTTGAGCAATACAAAGCAAGCGGACAATCCAGAGAGCCACAAGTGATTAATATGTTGAGGGATTTGACTGTTTTAGGTTATTTCACTTCAGAGGTAGGAGCTACTCAAGCTTTAAATTTTGTAGAAACTCCGGGAAGATTTGATCCATGTATTCCACTTGAGCCAGGAGATAAAGCATACGCGATTTAA
- a CDS encoding YjjG family noncanonical pyrimidine nucleotidase: MKTYQHIFFDLDHTLWDYDRNVTESLSELYEIYQLQEIGIPTFQKFFDSFHHVNFKLWDLYNVGKIDKVNLRKERFQRIFAHAGVPGVEVPLPFEEDFMHRTSSKPHLFPYSIEILSYLKDKYPLHVITNGFNESQAKKMKASGLDTYFDVVVTSETTGHKKPDPRIFFHTMKLLDTTPEHCIMIGDNPNSDILGAQNASIDQVFFNPQGKEIALNPTFTITHLKELETIL, encoded by the coding sequence GTGAAAACATACCAACATATATTTTTCGATTTGGACCATACTTTATGGGACTATGATCGAAATGTCACCGAATCACTTTCTGAACTATACGAAATCTATCAACTGCAAGAAATAGGGATTCCCACCTTCCAGAAATTTTTTGATTCCTTTCATCATGTAAATTTCAAACTTTGGGATTTATACAATGTGGGGAAAATCGATAAAGTAAACTTGAGAAAGGAGCGCTTTCAAAGGATTTTTGCGCATGCCGGAGTCCCTGGGGTAGAAGTCCCTTTGCCTTTCGAAGAGGACTTTATGCATAGAACTTCCTCTAAGCCTCACTTATTTCCTTATTCTATTGAGATATTAAGCTATCTAAAGGATAAATATCCGCTTCATGTCATTACCAATGGATTCAATGAATCGCAGGCAAAGAAAATGAAAGCCTCTGGACTGGATACTTATTTTGATGTGGTAGTGACCTCTGAAACTACTGGTCATAAAAAACCTGATCCCCGAATTTTCTTTCATACAATGAAATTGCTGGATACAACTCCTGAGCATTGTATTATGATTGGAGATAACCCAAATTCTGATATTCTTGGAGCTCAAAATGCTTCCATTGATCAAGTGTTTTTTAATCCCCAGGGAAAAGAAATTGCGCTAAATCCAACCTTTACCATCACTCATTTAAAAGAACTAGAAACCATCTTGTAG
- a CDS encoding sugar phosphate isomerase/epimerase family protein, with translation MGALLGVSSAIMPLQFCSPAKKEESATIEEAKAAKSKLNSFGIQLYSVKDEMANDAKATMAALAGFGYKQFEGFDGGKGVLWGMDPKEFKTLTSDLGVSMVASHANVFENLDAQAEAAKEAGLEYLICPWIGGQETIDAYKKFADKFNEAGATLKSHGLKFAYHNHDYTFETLEGVMPQDVLMENTDPELVDFEMDMYWVYVAGVDPSAYLAKYPNRFKLCHLKDAEPDKGDGEERGVLLGAGEIPFSNLVKESTQLGMEYFIVEQERFVGTNPMEAAEKNAAYLKNTFEY, from the coding sequence ATGGGTGCATTGCTTGGTGTAAGCTCTGCAATCATGCCATTACAATTTTGCTCGCCTGCCAAAAAAGAGGAGTCGGCCACAATAGAGGAAGCTAAGGCTGCGAAGTCCAAGTTGAATTCGTTTGGGATCCAATTATACTCTGTCAAAGATGAAATGGCTAATGATGCCAAAGCTACAATGGCTGCGCTTGCTGGTTTTGGATATAAGCAATTTGAAGGGTTTGATGGAGGGAAAGGTGTCTTATGGGGCATGGATCCAAAAGAGTTTAAAACTCTAACTTCAGACCTGGGAGTAAGTATGGTGGCTTCTCATGCCAACGTATTTGAAAACCTAGATGCCCAAGCGGAAGCAGCTAAAGAAGCTGGTTTGGAATATCTGATCTGCCCATGGATTGGTGGACAAGAAACGATCGATGCCTACAAGAAATTTGCAGATAAATTCAATGAAGCTGGAGCAACATTGAAATCACATGGACTGAAGTTTGCTTACCATAATCATGACTACACCTTTGAAACATTGGAAGGAGTAATGCCACAAGATGTATTGATGGAAAACACCGACCCTGAGTTGGTAGATTTTGAGATGGATATGTATTGGGTATATGTCGCGGGAGTAGACCCTTCAGCTTACCTGGCAAAATATCCTAATCGATTTAAATTATGTCATTTAAAAGATGCTGAGCCGGATAAAGGAGATGGTGAAGAAAGAGGCGTTTTATTAGGTGCAGGAGAAATCCCATTTTCTAATTTAGTCAAAGAGTCTACCCAATTAGGAATGGAGTACTTTATTGTGGAGCAAGAACGCTTCGTGGGAACTAACCCAATGGAGGCTGCCGAGAAAAATGCTGCCTACTTGAAAAACACCTTCGAATATTAA
- the pruA gene encoding L-glutamate gamma-semialdehyde dehydrogenase — protein MLKGFFNVPTPVNEPVKAYAPGSPERIELQAALEQARSVQVDVPMYIGSEEVRTGNTKSMSPPHDHQHILGHFHEGDASHVEQAINAALGAKHAWENMAWEQRAAIFLKAADLIAGPYRAKINAATMLGQSKNAMQAEIDAACEFIDFLRFNVKYMTEIYAQQPPVSGNGVWNRLEQRPLEGFIFALTPFNFTAIAGNLPASAAMMGNTIVWKPAYTQIYSAKVLMDVFKEAGVPDGVINLIYVDGPVAGDIIFKHPDFAGIHFTGSTGVFQHIWKEIGSNINKFKSYPRIVGETGGKDFVVAHKSAIPKAVAVGLVRGAFEFQGQKCSAASRAYIPSNIWDEVKGYMLEDLATIKMGGTEDFTNFVNAVIDEKAFDKISGYIAKAKEAEGVEIIAGGNYDKSKGYFIEPTVIVTKDPMYTTMCEEIFGPVLTIYVYDAENFEETLELVDQTGPYALTGAVFSQDRYAIELATTKLKNAAGNFYINDKPTGAVVGQQPFGGSRASGTNDKAGSMINLLRWVSPRTIKETFVSPEDYRYPFLGED, from the coding sequence ATGCTCAAAGGTTTTTTTAATGTACCTACTCCGGTAAACGAACCGGTAAAAGCTTATGCTCCCGGAAGCCCCGAGAGAATTGAATTGCAAGCTGCGCTGGAACAAGCAAGGTCTGTACAAGTAGATGTGCCAATGTATATTGGTTCAGAGGAAGTTAGAACCGGGAATACAAAATCCATGTCTCCTCCTCATGATCATCAACATATATTAGGTCATTTCCATGAAGGAGATGCTTCTCATGTAGAGCAAGCAATTAATGCTGCACTAGGAGCAAAACACGCTTGGGAGAATATGGCTTGGGAGCAAAGAGCTGCTATTTTCTTAAAAGCTGCTGATTTAATTGCAGGTCCATACCGAGCAAAAATCAATGCTGCTACCATGCTTGGACAATCTAAAAATGCCATGCAAGCTGAAATTGATGCAGCCTGTGAGTTTATAGACTTCTTGAGATTCAATGTCAAATACATGACAGAAATCTATGCTCAGCAGCCTCCAGTTTCTGGAAATGGTGTTTGGAATAGATTAGAGCAAAGACCTTTAGAAGGATTTATTTTCGCTTTGACTCCTTTCAACTTTACAGCTATTGCTGGAAACCTTCCAGCATCTGCTGCAATGATGGGAAATACCATTGTTTGGAAGCCAGCTTATACTCAGATTTATTCTGCGAAAGTATTGATGGACGTATTCAAAGAAGCGGGTGTTCCTGACGGAGTGATCAACTTGATCTATGTAGATGGCCCAGTCGCTGGGGATATTATTTTCAAACACCCAGATTTCGCAGGAATTCACTTTACAGGTTCGACTGGCGTTTTCCAGCACATCTGGAAAGAGATTGGTTCCAATATCAATAAGTTTAAGTCTTACCCAAGAATTGTGGGAGAGACTGGTGGAAAAGACTTTGTGGTGGCACATAAATCTGCGATTCCTAAAGCAGTAGCAGTAGGATTGGTAAGAGGAGCATTTGAATTCCAAGGGCAAAAATGTTCAGCTGCATCTAGAGCTTATATTCCATCCAATATTTGGGATGAGGTAAAAGGATATATGTTGGAAGATTTGGCGACCATCAAAATGGGTGGAACGGAAGACTTCACCAATTTTGTAAACGCTGTAATTGATGAGAAAGCTTTTGATAAAATCTCAGGGTATATAGCTAAAGCAAAAGAGGCAGAAGGTGTAGAAATCATCGCTGGAGGTAACTATGACAAATCTAAAGGGTATTTTATCGAACCAACTGTCATCGTAACTAAAGACCCGATGTATACGACCATGTGTGAAGAGATCTTCGGCCCTGTGTTAACGATTTATGTTTACGATGCAGAAAATTTTGAAGAGACTTTGGAATTGGTAGATCAGACAGGTCCTTATGCATTAACTGGTGCGGTGTTCTCTCAAGATCGTTATGCGATTGAGTTGGCAACAACCAAATTGAAAAATGCTGCGGGTAACTTCTACATCAATGATAAACCAACTGGAGCAGTGGTAGGTCAACAGCCATTTGGTGGTAGCCGAGCTTCAGGAACCAATGATAAGGCGGGTTCTATGATTAACTTGCTACGTTGGGTTTCTCCTCGTACGATCAAAGAAACCTTTGTTTCTCCAGAAGATTATAGATATCCTTTCTTAGGAGAAGATTGA